A single Silvibacterium dinghuense DNA region contains:
- a CDS encoding Lrp/AsnC family transcriptional regulator yields the protein MESTEILDEYARNLIAELTVNARASYAELGRKVGLSPSAAAERVKRMEEEGIIRGYSVEIDPAVLGVGLLAVIRMTCDGTHYQAFLKFMKTLREVRICHHVTGSDAFSLEVAVGSLIELERLIERLLPYGIPTTSLVLSTPVERRGPDLERLKAAPGR from the coding sequence GTGGAATCGACGGAAATATTAGACGAATATGCGCGAAACCTGATCGCCGAGCTGACCGTGAACGCGCGCGCCTCGTATGCGGAGCTGGGGCGCAAGGTAGGGCTTTCGCCATCCGCGGCCGCCGAGCGGGTCAAGCGTATGGAAGAGGAAGGCATCATCCGCGGTTATAGCGTGGAGATCGATCCCGCGGTGCTGGGGGTGGGATTGCTGGCGGTCATCCGCATGACCTGCGACGGCACCCACTACCAGGCCTTTCTGAAGTTCATGAAGACCTTGCGCGAGGTGCGGATCTGCCACCATGTGACCGGCTCGGATGCATTCTCGCTGGAAGTTGCGGTGGGTTCGCTGATCGAATTGGAGCGGCTGATCGAGCGTCTGCTGCCCTACGGCATTCCGACGACCAGCCTCGTCCTCTCGACCCCGGTGGAGCGGCGTGGACCCGATCTGGAACGGCTGAAGGCAGCTCCAGGCCGTTAG
- the hutH gene encoding histidine ammonia-lyase, with protein sequence MIEPLASGSSVPVSASDSPASYRLLLDGQPLTLEELAGVAVRRLPAQLTSEALQRIAESRAIVENLVGRGETAYGINTGFGKLSDVHIGPDQLEALQRNLVRSHACGLGEPLPEDEVRAMLLLRANVLAKGFSGVRPIVAETLVALLNTGVHPVIPARGSVGASGDLAPLAHLALTLIGEGDAFYQGRRIPSAEALRQAGIAPLTLAAKEGLALLNGTQAMAGVGGLALVRARRVTELFDLAGAMSLEALRGTPAAFDARIHTARPHAGQMAVASHLRTLLEQSEIRESHRHDDPRVQDAYCLRCMPQVHGAARGALAHVQSVIEIETGSATDNPLIFGNEREGTILSGGNFHGAPLALAFDYAAIALTDLMSISERRIDRLINPDINEGLPAFLSPEAGVSSGLMIVHVAAAALLNDAKVLSHPSSVDSVPTSGGKEDHVSMGMTGALKLRRIVEHAECVLAMELLSAAQGLEYRLPLRPARAVEHAATKVREFVAPLREDRVLSGEIEQLAQAIREGHFDEWRG encoded by the coding sequence ATGATCGAACCCCTTGCTTCCGGCTCCTCTGTACCCGTTTCTGCATCGGATAGCCCTGCGTCCTATCGCCTGCTCCTCGACGGACAGCCGCTTACCCTGGAAGAACTTGCCGGCGTCGCCGTCCGCCGCCTCCCGGCGCAGCTCACCTCTGAGGCCCTGCAACGGATTGCGGAGTCCCGCGCGATCGTCGAGAACCTGGTGGGCCGGGGTGAGACCGCTTATGGCATCAACACCGGCTTCGGCAAGCTCAGTGATGTGCACATTGGCCCGGACCAGCTCGAGGCACTACAGCGCAACCTCGTCCGCAGCCACGCCTGCGGCCTGGGCGAACCGCTTCCCGAGGACGAGGTCCGCGCCATGCTGCTGCTCCGCGCCAACGTTCTCGCCAAGGGATTCAGCGGCGTGCGCCCGATCGTCGCGGAGACGCTGGTGGCGCTGCTCAATACCGGGGTGCATCCTGTGATCCCCGCGCGCGGATCGGTGGGCGCTTCGGGCGATCTGGCACCGCTGGCTCACCTTGCTCTCACCTTGATCGGCGAAGGCGATGCCTTCTACCAGGGGCGCCGCATCCCCTCGGCCGAAGCCCTGCGGCAGGCCGGAATTGCTCCGCTGACGCTGGCCGCCAAGGAAGGCCTGGCGCTGCTCAACGGCACACAGGCCATGGCCGGAGTGGGAGGACTGGCACTGGTCCGCGCACGACGCGTGACCGAGCTCTTCGACCTGGCCGGAGCCATGTCTCTGGAGGCCCTGCGCGGCACACCGGCGGCCTTCGACGCCCGCATCCATACTGCGCGCCCGCATGCGGGCCAGATGGCCGTCGCCTCTCACCTGCGCACGCTGCTCGAGCAGAGCGAGATCCGCGAGTCGCACCGCCATGACGATCCTCGGGTGCAGGACGCGTACTGCCTGCGCTGCATGCCGCAGGTCCACGGCGCAGCACGCGGCGCGCTCGCCCACGTGCAGAGCGTCATCGAGATCGAAACCGGCTCGGCTACGGATAACCCGCTGATCTTCGGAAATGAGCGTGAGGGAACGATTCTCTCCGGCGGCAACTTCCATGGCGCTCCGCTGGCGCTGGCCTTCGACTACGCGGCCATCGCACTCACCGACCTGATGAGCATCAGCGAGCGGCGCATCGACCGGCTCATCAACCCGGACATCAATGAAGGCCTGCCCGCGTTCCTCTCGCCGGAGGCCGGTGTCTCTTCGGGGCTGATGATCGTACACGTGGCTGCGGCGGCGCTGCTCAATGACGCCAAGGTGCTCTCGCATCCGTCGAGTGTCGACTCCGTGCCCACTTCCGGCGGCAAGGAGGATCATGTCTCGATGGGCATGACGGGCGCGCTCAAGCTGCGGCGCATTGTGGAGCACGCCGAGTGTGTGCTGGCGATGGAGCTGCTCTCTGCCGCGCAGGGCCTGGAGTATCGCCTACCCCTGCGTCCGGCGCGCGCCGTCGAACATGCGGCCACCAAGGTGCGGGAGTTCGTGGCTCCGCTGCGCGAAGACCGCGTGCTCTCAGGAGAGATCGAGCAGCTGGCACAGGCCATCCGCGAGGGTCACTTCGACGAGTGGCGCGGATGA
- a CDS encoding MBL fold metallo-hydrolase encodes MPEQIAAPIPADPLPAPTLLKRAVRLGRKFQNPVETEIGGFGMIFKLLPLYLSNREERTPKRQLGPFVTAADTYARPPASGLRVTWFGHSIMLVEIDGVRVLIDPVWDERASPMSWAGPKRFFPSPLPLEKMPELDVILFSHDHYDHMGKETVRALAALPAAAGAQWVVPLEVGAVLRSFGAPAEKIIELDWTESAEMRSARTGASLRITAIPSRHFSGRSMRNRFETLWASYALKGAEHNVYYGADSGYWDGYTEIGQHYGPFDLTMLEVGAWNVNWESIHMGPDGAMRAFRAMGAHGLLMPIHWGLFDLALHAWRFPIERITELADADGIPLWSPPPGVPTEFEKGVELRSSWWR; translated from the coding sequence GTGCCTGAACAGATTGCCGCTCCCATCCCTGCCGACCCCCTGCCCGCTCCCACCCTGCTGAAGCGCGCCGTGCGCCTTGGCCGCAAGTTCCAGAATCCTGTCGAGACAGAGATCGGCGGCTTCGGCATGATCTTCAAGCTGCTGCCTCTCTACCTGTCCAACCGGGAAGAGCGCACGCCGAAACGGCAGCTCGGTCCATTTGTCACTGCGGCGGATACATATGCGCGGCCGCCGGCTTCCGGACTGCGGGTGACCTGGTTCGGGCACTCGATCATGCTGGTGGAGATTGACGGCGTGCGCGTGCTCATCGACCCGGTGTGGGACGAGCGCGCCTCTCCCATGAGCTGGGCGGGACCGAAGCGGTTCTTCCCCTCGCCGCTGCCGCTCGAGAAGATGCCGGAGCTGGATGTGATTCTCTTCTCGCACGACCACTACGACCACATGGGGAAGGAGACCGTGCGCGCGCTGGCCGCGCTGCCCGCTGCTGCAGGCGCGCAATGGGTGGTGCCGCTTGAAGTCGGAGCCGTGCTGCGCAGCTTCGGTGCTCCGGCGGAGAAGATCATCGAGCTCGACTGGACAGAGTCGGCAGAGATGCGCAGCGCGCGCACCGGCGCAAGCCTTCGGATCACCGCGATTCCTTCACGGCACTTCTCCGGACGCAGCATGCGCAACCGGTTCGAGACGCTGTGGGCCTCCTACGCGCTGAAAGGCGCGGAGCACAATGTCTACTACGGAGCGGACTCGGGCTACTGGGATGGGTACACGGAGATCGGGCAGCATTACGGTCCCTTCGATCTGACCATGCTCGAAGTGGGTGCATGGAATGTGAACTGGGAGAGCATTCACATGGGCCCCGACGGCGCGATGCGCGCCTTCAGGGCGATGGGCGCGCATGGTCTGCTGATGCCCATCCATTGGGGGCTTTTCGATCTCGCGCTCCACGCCTGGCGCTTTCCCATCGAACGCATCACGGAGCTGGCGGATGCGGATGGCATCCCTCTATGGTCGCCTCCGCCGGGCGTCCCGACGGAGTTCGAAAAGGGCGTGGAGCTGCGCTCGTCCTGGTGGCGATAG
- the ilvA gene encoding threonine ammonia-lyase, with protein MAVTLQDVQEAKRRIQDFIYLSPAPHSHALSKMTGQQVFLKLDNLQRTGAFKERGALNKILTLSPEERERGVIAASAGNHAQAVAFHSTERGIRSRIVMPLMTPLVKVSSTANFGAEVILHGANYDEACEEALRLGAQDGMTFLHPFDDDAVIAGQGTIGLELIEQVPNLEAVVVPIGGGGLIGGVACAIKESNPKIRIIGVQTDRLPSMLRAAEASAPVSIPAEATIADGIAVRRAGERTLPLVQKYVDELVTVDEEEIAKAILVLLEREKTLAEGAGAVALAALLQHKTSLNGQRTAVFVGGGNIDVSLLARIIERGLLKDGRRTRLRIHLTDRPGALHQLTRIIADARANIVQTQYDRAHYGVNLGDTVIDLTLETRGSEHIDELTQLLTNGGYRHQWID; from the coding sequence ATGGCAGTCACGCTGCAGGACGTACAGGAAGCAAAACGCCGTATCCAGGACTTCATTTATCTTTCGCCGGCACCGCACTCGCACGCGCTCTCGAAGATGACCGGGCAGCAGGTTTTCCTGAAGCTCGACAATCTGCAGCGCACCGGCGCATTCAAGGAGCGTGGCGCTCTCAATAAGATTCTTACCCTCTCGCCCGAGGAACGCGAGCGCGGCGTGATCGCCGCCAGCGCGGGCAACCATGCACAGGCCGTCGCCTTTCACTCCACTGAGCGCGGCATCCGCTCGCGCATCGTGATGCCGCTGATGACACCGCTGGTCAAGGTCTCCTCCACCGCGAATTTCGGCGCCGAGGTCATTCTCCACGGCGCGAACTATGACGAAGCCTGCGAAGAAGCTCTGCGCCTCGGCGCGCAGGATGGCATGACCTTCCTACATCCCTTTGACGATGACGCGGTCATTGCCGGGCAGGGCACGATCGGGCTCGAGCTGATCGAGCAGGTGCCGAATCTCGAAGCCGTGGTTGTACCAATCGGCGGCGGCGGGCTCATCGGCGGCGTGGCCTGCGCGATCAAGGAATCGAATCCGAAGATCCGCATCATCGGCGTGCAGACTGACCGGCTGCCTTCGATGCTGCGCGCGGCGGAGGCGAGCGCGCCGGTCAGCATCCCCGCCGAGGCCACGATCGCCGACGGCATCGCGGTGCGCCGCGCCGGTGAGCGCACGCTGCCGCTGGTGCAGAAGTATGTGGACGAGCTGGTTACGGTCGACGAAGAGGAGATCGCCAAGGCGATCCTCGTGCTGCTGGAGCGTGAAAAGACGCTCGCAGAAGGCGCGGGCGCCGTGGCTCTGGCCGCGCTGCTGCAGCACAAGACCTCGCTCAACGGACAGCGCACGGCGGTGTTCGTGGGCGGCGGCAACATCGATGTCAGCCTGCTGGCACGGATCATCGAACGCGGCCTGCTCAAGGATGGGCGCCGCACCCGTCTGCGCATCCATCTGACCGACCGGCCCGGCGCGCTGCATCAGCTCACGCGCATCATTGCCGACGCCCGCGCCAATATCGTCCAGACGCAGTACGACCGCGCGCACTACGGCGTGAATCTTGGCGATACGGTGATCGATCTCACCCTGGAAACGCGCGGCTCCGAGCATATCGACGAGCTGACACAGCTGCTCACCAACGGAGGCTACCGCCACCAATGGATCGATTAG
- a CDS encoding ABC transporter permease has product MIPDIRLALRQLRKSPGFAVTAVLTLALAIGANAIVFSVLNALVLRPLSVPHPDNLFMVERVTGSDTSPSQSYPDYRDLRDRNRSFDQLVSYNIMGSVGLDTGHGEPAVVWPYLVSANYFDALGIQPHLGRFLHASEERGKNSVQEIVLSYAFWHRYFHDDPGVVGRTVQLNKHPFTVIGVAPKSFRGTELFFAPDMWAPLVDMSQISDWNPYDERGSHSSWMIGHLRQGITPAAATADLNTLAASMAKSYPKDDDGLKFTLSRPGLVGNTLGRPARAFMAGLMMLAGLILLAACANLGSLFAARAADRSREIAVRMALGSRPRLILRQLLTEALLLSFTGGVLGMAGAVAILRLLSTWRPIPNIPINVPVNPDATTYLLAAGLAIFSGLLFGMVPVRQVLRSNPWQVIRSGGATTGAARRLTLRDLLLGLQISICAVLITASLVAVRGLARSLESSYGIHPAGAMLVQTDLEMAGYPREQWVPMQKKMLDAVAAIPGVTSVGYADRLPLSIGGNDSDVYTDATTDYRSGTAIADAQKFDVSPDYFQAAGTALLAGRSFTLNDADPNPMVAVINREFARKVFGSVEKAIGAHFKVWGGERVLVVGVVEDGKYQTLTEDAAPAMFFSFQQQRSTSTWLVVRSRRAPQETVAALSQVLHGLDPSLPLGIRTWNSEMDSALFAARVATVALGVMGLLGTMLAITGIFGMASYTVSKRMRELGIRMALGANQRRVLGAALGRAFRLLAIGSFAGLVLGFLAARVLAHIVYQATPRDPIILGGVIATMFGIGLVATWLPARRALAIDPMILLREE; this is encoded by the coding sequence ATGATCCCGGATATACGGCTTGCTTTGCGGCAGTTGCGTAAGTCCCCCGGATTCGCCGTCACCGCCGTGCTGACGCTGGCGCTGGCCATCGGCGCGAATGCCATCGTCTTCAGCGTGCTCAATGCCCTGGTGCTGCGCCCGCTGAGCGTGCCGCATCCGGATAACCTCTTCATGGTCGAGCGCGTCACCGGGTCTGACACTTCGCCCTCGCAGTCCTATCCCGATTACCGTGACCTGCGCGATCGGAATCGCAGCTTCGACCAGCTGGTGAGCTACAACATCATGGGTAGCGTCGGGCTCGACACCGGCCACGGAGAGCCGGCCGTGGTGTGGCCTTACCTGGTATCTGCAAATTACTTTGATGCGCTCGGCATCCAGCCCCATCTCGGCCGCTTTCTTCACGCCTCCGAGGAGCGTGGCAAGAACAGCGTGCAGGAGATCGTGCTCAGCTACGCATTCTGGCACCGCTATTTTCACGACGATCCCGGCGTGGTGGGCCGCACGGTGCAGTTGAACAAGCACCCTTTCACCGTCATCGGCGTGGCGCCGAAGAGCTTTCGCGGCACCGAGCTCTTCTTTGCGCCCGATATGTGGGCGCCTCTGGTCGATATGTCGCAGATCTCCGACTGGAACCCATACGACGAACGCGGCAGTCATTCTTCCTGGATGATCGGCCATCTCAGGCAGGGCATTACGCCCGCGGCGGCTACCGCCGATCTCAACACCCTCGCCGCTTCCATGGCGAAGTCGTATCCGAAAGACGATGACGGCCTGAAGTTCACGCTCTCGCGGCCTGGACTGGTGGGCAATACCCTGGGCCGGCCGGCCCGCGCCTTCATGGCCGGACTGATGATGCTCGCCGGTCTCATTCTGCTGGCCGCCTGCGCCAATCTGGGCAGCCTCTTTGCCGCGCGTGCGGCGGACCGCTCGCGGGAGATTGCCGTGCGCATGGCGCTCGGCTCGCGTCCCCGGCTGATCCTGCGCCAGCTGCTCACCGAAGCTCTTCTCCTCTCATTCACCGGGGGTGTTCTCGGCATGGCGGGAGCCGTGGCGATCCTGCGTCTCCTCAGCACCTGGCGGCCTATCCCCAACATTCCGATTAACGTGCCGGTGAATCCGGATGCGACGACCTACCTGCTGGCCGCCGGGCTTGCCATCTTCAGTGGACTGCTCTTCGGTATGGTTCCCGTGCGCCAGGTGCTGCGCAGCAATCCGTGGCAGGTCATCCGCTCCGGCGGAGCCACCACCGGAGCCGCGCGCCGTCTGACTCTGCGCGATCTTCTTCTCGGTCTGCAGATCTCCATCTGCGCCGTTCTGATTACCGCTTCGCTGGTGGCTGTCCGCGGGCTGGCGCGTTCGCTCGAGAGCAGCTACGGCATCCACCCGGCCGGCGCCATGCTGGTCCAGACGGATCTGGAAATGGCCGGCTACCCGCGCGAGCAGTGGGTGCCGATGCAGAAGAAGATGCTGGATGCCGTCGCAGCCATCCCCGGCGTCACCTCTGTGGGCTACGCCGACCGGCTCCCGCTCAGCATCGGCGGCAACGACTCCGATGTGTACACCGACGCAACCACCGATTACCGCTCCGGGACCGCGATTGCCGATGCCCAGAAGTTCGATGTTTCGCCCGATTACTTCCAGGCTGCCGGCACGGCACTGCTCGCCGGCCGCAGCTTTACCCTGAATGATGCGGACCCGAACCCGATGGTCGCGGTCATCAATCGCGAGTTCGCCCGCAAGGTCTTCGGCTCGGTGGAGAAGGCCATCGGCGCGCACTTCAAGGTGTGGGGCGGCGAACGGGTACTGGTCGTCGGCGTAGTAGAAGACGGCAAGTATCAGACGCTCACCGAAGATGCGGCGCCCGCGATGTTCTTCTCCTTCCAGCAGCAGCGCAGCACCTCCACCTGGCTGGTGGTTCGCTCCCGGCGCGCGCCGCAGGAAACTGTGGCGGCGTTGTCGCAGGTGCTGCATGGTCTCGATCCGTCGCTCCCGCTCGGCATTCGCACCTGGAACAGTGAGATGGACTCGGCGCTCTTCGCCGCCCGCGTGGCCACCGTGGCCCTGGGCGTGATGGGACTGCTCGGTACCATGCTGGCGATCACCGGCATCTTCGGCATGGCTTCTTATACGGTCAGTAAACGCATGCGCGAGCTCGGCATCCGCATGGCGCTCGGCGCAAATCAGCGCAGGGTGCTGGGTGCGGCGCTGGGGCGTGCCTTCCGGCTGCTGGCCATCGGCTCTTTCGCCGGACTGGTCCTCGGCTTTCTCGCGGCGCGCGTGCTTGCGCACATCGTTTACCAGGCCACGCCGCGCGATCCCATCATTCTCGGCGGCGTGATCGCAACCATGTTCGGCATCGGACTGGTCGCAACCTGGCTCCCGGCGCGCCGCGCGCTCGCCATCGACCCCATGATCCTTCTCCGCGAAGAATAA
- a CDS encoding LacI family DNA-binding transcriptional regulator, which translates to MNIKEVARLAKVSTATVSRTINGSDKVTAETAERVRKAIEELKFYPNTNARALGSGRSSLYGLIISDITNPFFPELVKSFEDVAVEFGQEVLVANTDYNAHRMEVCVSRMLQRKVDGVAIMTSEMDEHLVDELNSRRIPLVFLDTGKPQPGISNIAIDYAAGIDAAVEHLIALGHISIGFIAGPMNLTSARVRKAAFIDSLKRKGLQLDEDLIENGNHRMDGGHDAMLRLLGKQHKPTAVLTSNDMTAIGAIGALSEHGLKVPRDISIIGFDDIALSAFTQPALTTVRLSRQEIAKVAFRALYHNRDDAAAEGAEYMIQPLLIERKSTGAVAKEK; encoded by the coding sequence ATGAACATAAAAGAGGTCGCCCGGCTGGCCAAAGTCTCGACAGCCACTGTTTCGCGGACCATCAATGGGTCGGACAAGGTCACCGCGGAGACGGCGGAGCGGGTACGCAAGGCGATCGAAGAGCTCAAGTTCTATCCGAATACCAACGCCCGTGCGCTGGGTTCGGGACGCAGCAGCCTCTACGGGCTCATCATCTCGGATATCACCAACCCCTTCTTTCCTGAGCTGGTAAAAAGCTTCGAGGATGTGGCCGTCGAGTTCGGCCAGGAAGTGCTGGTCGCGAACACCGACTACAACGCGCATCGCATGGAGGTGTGCGTAAGCCGCATGCTGCAGCGCAAGGTGGACGGCGTGGCCATCATGACCTCGGAGATGGACGAGCACCTGGTCGACGAGCTCAACAGTCGTCGCATCCCGCTGGTCTTCCTCGATACCGGCAAGCCGCAGCCGGGTATCAGCAACATTGCCATCGACTACGCCGCAGGCATCGACGCAGCAGTGGAGCACCTCATCGCGCTCGGCCATATCTCGATCGGTTTCATTGCCGGACCTATGAACCTGACCTCGGCTCGGGTACGCAAGGCTGCCTTCATCGATAGCCTGAAGCGCAAGGGGCTGCAGTTGGATGAAGATCTGATCGAGAATGGAAACCACCGCATGGACGGCGGCCATGATGCCATGCTGCGGCTCCTGGGGAAGCAGCATAAGCCGACGGCCGTGCTGACCTCGAACGACATGACGGCGATCGGCGCCATCGGCGCGCTGAGCGAGCATGGGCTGAAGGTGCCGCGCGATATCTCCATCATCGGCTTCGACGACATCGCATTGAGCGCCTTCACGCAGCCGGCGCTGACCACGGTGCGCCTCTCGCGGCAGGAGATCGCCAAGGTCGCCTTCCGCGCGCTGTATCACAATCGCGACGACGCAGCCGCCGAAGGCGCCGAGTACATGATCCAGCCATTGCTGATTGAGAGGAAGTCAACCGGGGCGGTGGCAAAGGAGAAATAG
- a CDS encoding cellulase family glycosylhydrolase: MEVKKFLGACLMLLVATSVASARDRWTQQQANDWYAKQPWLVGSNYIPSNAINQLEMWQAESFDPQENDRELGWAEAIGMNTMRVFLHDQLWQQDPEGFKKRIDTFLAIAAKHHIRPVFVLFDSCWDPNPKLGPQHPPIPGVHNSGWVQAPGAAALEDASQYPRLKAYVEGVVGAFAKDDRVLAWDLWNEPDNGNDSSYGKEEPKNKTELVLKLLPQVFAWAREENPTQPLTSGIWQGDWSSTSTMSPMARVQVEESDVISFHNYGWPEEFEQRITQLEQLHRPLLCTEYMARGAGSLFETILPIAQKHHVAAINWGLVAGKTQTYLPWDSWQRPYVVEQPTVWFHEVFHTDGTPYRKYETDLIRRLTAESNSK, translated from the coding sequence ATGGAAGTGAAGAAATTTCTCGGAGCCTGCCTGATGCTCCTCGTCGCCACATCCGTGGCTTCTGCCCGCGACCGCTGGACCCAGCAGCAGGCAAACGACTGGTACGCGAAGCAGCCCTGGCTGGTCGGCTCCAACTACATCCCCTCCAACGCCATTAACCAGCTGGAGATGTGGCAGGCGGAGAGCTTCGATCCGCAGGAGAACGACCGCGAGCTGGGATGGGCCGAGGCCATCGGCATGAATACCATGCGCGTCTTCCTCCACGACCAGCTCTGGCAGCAGGACCCCGAGGGTTTCAAGAAGCGCATCGACACCTTCCTCGCCATCGCCGCAAAGCACCACATCCGCCCGGTCTTCGTTCTCTTCGATTCCTGCTGGGACCCGAATCCGAAGCTCGGCCCGCAGCATCCTCCGATTCCTGGCGTGCATAACTCCGGCTGGGTGCAGGCTCCGGGCGCCGCCGCGCTCGAGGATGCCTCGCAATACCCGCGCCTGAAGGCTTACGTCGAGGGTGTCGTCGGCGCCTTTGCCAAGGACGACCGCGTGCTGGCGTGGGATCTCTGGAACGAGCCGGATAACGGCAACGACAGCTCATACGGCAAGGAAGAACCGAAGAACAAGACCGAGCTGGTGCTGAAGCTGTTGCCGCAGGTCTTCGCCTGGGCACGCGAGGAGAATCCGACGCAGCCGCTCACCAGCGGCATCTGGCAGGGTGACTGGTCCTCGACCAGCACCATGAGCCCCATGGCCCGCGTGCAGGTGGAAGAGTCCGACGTCATCTCTTTCCACAACTATGGCTGGCCCGAGGAGTTCGAGCAGCGGATCACCCAGCTTGAGCAGCTCCATCGTCCCCTGCTGTGCACGGAATACATGGCGCGCGGCGCGGGCAGCCTCTTCGAGACCATTCTGCCCATTGCGCAGAAGCATCACGTGGCCGCCATCAACTGGGGACTGGTCGCAGGCAAGACGCAGACGTACCTGCCGTGGGATTCCTGGCAGCGTCCTTATGTCGTGGAGCAGCCGACGGTCTGGTTTCACGAGGTCTTTCACACCGACGGCACGCCGTATCGCAAATATGAAACGGACCTGATCCGCAGACTGACCGCGGAATCGAACAGCAAATAG
- a CDS encoding CRTAC1 family protein, translated as MALAFSPALRAQSPQAAPPAAEQQQGGMAGGNSTGGVHAAVHDAQNRPITAGGFVDSGPIVFQDISKQAGLTTWHHTMGSPQKQFILETNGSGIGLIDYDNDGWLDIYIVNGSSFDALDGKTTPPKAALFHNNHDGTFTNVADKAGVTNDRWGFGVAIGDYDNDGWPDIFVCNYGKNRLYHNNHDGTFTDVGEKAGVQLGNWSAGATFGDYDGDGKLDLFVAGYVHFDRNNLPIAGTKAVSYNFCNFRGVAVMCGPRGLEGEPDHLFRNNGDGTFTDVSVQTGTNDPNKYYGFTPVFVDLNNDGKVDLVVADDSTPNYLYINKGGGKFEDDSYASGFALNQDGREVASMGLAVGDYENTGLDSLLVTTFSDDYKVLFHNDGDANFTDVSYHAGIAQDTIPFLGWGAEFFDYDNDGWKDLMMINGHVYPEVDKYDWGTSFAQRPLLYHNHGGKKFELVPPVKDTGLADVIPGRGAAFGDLFNDGKIDVVINAIDHTPVLLRNVSNDHHHWVEMKLVGGPKSPRDAVGATVYLTAAGVRHRDDVLSGGSYISSNDQRVHFGIGDATTVDSVEIHWPSGAVEKIKLPNVDRIFTVEEGKGITGELCTACKAAK; from the coding sequence ATGGCCCTTGCTTTTTCGCCGGCGCTGCGCGCCCAATCGCCGCAAGCGGCCCCGCCGGCCGCGGAACAGCAACAGGGAGGCATGGCAGGCGGCAACTCTACCGGCGGCGTCCACGCCGCCGTGCACGATGCCCAGAACCGCCCCATCACCGCGGGCGGTTTCGTCGACTCCGGCCCCATCGTCTTTCAAGACATCTCGAAGCAGGCCGGGCTCACGACGTGGCACCACACCATGGGCTCTCCGCAGAAGCAGTTCATCCTGGAGACCAATGGCTCAGGGATCGGGCTCATCGACTACGACAACGATGGCTGGCTCGACATCTACATCGTCAACGGCTCGAGCTTCGATGCGCTCGACGGCAAGACCACGCCGCCCAAGGCCGCGCTCTTCCATAACAATCACGACGGTACCTTTACCAATGTTGCCGACAAGGCCGGTGTGACGAATGACCGCTGGGGCTTTGGCGTGGCTATCGGTGACTATGACAACGATGGGTGGCCGGATATCTTCGTCTGCAACTACGGCAAGAACCGCCTTTATCACAATAATCACGATGGCACCTTCACCGATGTAGGCGAGAAGGCCGGCGTCCAGCTCGGCAACTGGTCGGCCGGCGCGACCTTCGGCGACTACGATGGCGACGGCAAGCTCGATCTTTTCGTTGCCGGCTATGTTCACTTCGATCGCAACAATCTGCCGATTGCCGGCACCAAGGCCGTCTCCTACAACTTCTGCAATTTCCGCGGCGTGGCGGTGATGTGCGGACCGCGCGGGCTGGAAGGCGAGCCCGATCATCTCTTCCGCAACAACGGAGACGGCACCTTCACCGATGTCAGCGTGCAGACCGGCACCAACGATCCGAACAAGTATTACGGCTTTACTCCGGTCTTTGTGGATTTGAATAACGACGGCAAGGTCGATCTCGTCGTCGCCGATGATTCGACGCCGAACTATCTCTACATCAACAAGGGCGGCGGGAAATTCGAGGACGACAGCTATGCCTCGGGCTTTGCACTGAACCAGGACGGCCGCGAGGTCGCATCCATGGGGCTGGCGGTAGGCGACTATGAGAACACGGGTCTCGACAGCCTGTTGGTCACCACCTTTTCCGACGACTACAAGGTGCTTTTCCATAACGACGGCGACGCCAACTTCACCGATGTGAGCTACCATGCCGGCATCGCGCAGGACACGATTCCCTTCCTCGGATGGGGAGCCGAGTTTTTCGACTATGACAACGATGGCTGGAAAGACCTGATGATGATCAACGGCCACGTTTATCCCGAGGTCGACAAGTACGACTGGGGCACTTCTTTCGCCCAGCGCCCGCTGCTGTATCACAACCATGGCGGCAAGAAGTTTGAGCTCGTGCCGCCGGTCAAGGACACTGGCCTGGCCGACGTCATTCCGGGACGCGGCGCGGCCTTCGGCGATCTCTTCAATGACGGCAAGATCGACGTCGTGATCAATGCGATCGATCACACGCCTGTGCTGCTGCGCAATGTCAGCAACGACCATCATCACTGGGTGGAGATGAAGCTTGTGGGCGGCCCGAAATCGCCGCGCGATGCTGTAGGGGCGACGGTCTATCTCACTGCCGCTGGCGTGAGACATCGCGACGATGTGCTCAGCGGCGGCAGCTATATCTCGTCCAACGATCAGCGTGTGCACTTCGGCATCGGCGATGCCACGACTGTGGATTCTGTCGAGATTCACTGGCCGAGCGGTGCGGTGGAAAAGATCAAGCTGCCGAACGTCGATCGCATCTTCACGGTGGAAGAAGGTAAAGGCATCACCGGCGAACTCTGCACCGCCTGCAAGGCAGCGAAATAG